A section of the Hirschia baltica ATCC 49814 genome encodes:
- the ligA gene encoding NAD-dependent DNA ligase LigA: protein MSNLSSDSSPASLTLDQARERWEELAETIRQADSAYYEHDAPHLSDADYDALRQDLLALESEFPQLVAQDSPSQSVGVKPSGRFAKITHLQPMLSLDNAFSDEDVSEFLGRIRRYLGMDASVELHVTAEPKIDGLSASLLYENGVLISGATRGDGRVGEDVTANLKTIADIPHTLEGDDWPERIEIRGEVYMSHADFAALNEREAAAGRKTFANPRNAAAGSLRQLDVEVTKSRPLRFFAYAWGDTSKEFSVNQMGAVEAFSKWGFSINPLMKCADSASQLIEIYNQIANDRASLGYDIDGVVYKVDRLDWQARLGFVSRFPRWAIAHKFPAEQATTILREIEIQVGRTGSLTPVAKLEPVTVGGVVVSNATLHNEDEIARKDIRVGDKVVIQRAGDVIPQIVRVIAEERPSHSKPYEFPTTCPACGSHAVREMDEKGEEDARRRCTGGLICPAQAKERLKHFVSRKALDIDGLGAKQIELFFDKGVVTAPQHIFQLEQRINELNLPPLEEWEGFGKTSSENIFAAINAKRQIPFARFLIGLGIQHVGQTNSGLLAQNFLSFDAFQTAMHAAIDARPGPAYLKLSSIDRIGDTTLENILNFVEENGLPETPPASLEPNLSGQIPALQMKGVNSAACEAMARRYGNWDEFRNELLKANDTKPASAFKSISNIDGMGDVSAEALIDFFMEPHNQDMLTQLLAEIEIEAAQAIQTDGAVAGKTVVFTGSLELMSRDEAKSKAQSLGAKVASSVSKKTDYVVAGPGAGSKLKKAQDLGVTVLTEQAWLDMISA from the coding sequence ATGAGCAATTTATCTTCTGATTCTTCGCCTGCCAGCCTCACACTCGATCAAGCGCGCGAGCGCTGGGAAGAGCTTGCAGAGACAATCCGCCAAGCCGATAGCGCGTATTATGAGCATGATGCCCCGCACTTATCCGATGCGGATTATGATGCGCTTCGTCAGGATTTATTGGCATTAGAAAGCGAATTTCCCCAATTAGTTGCCCAAGATAGCCCCAGCCAGAGTGTGGGTGTCAAACCCTCTGGGCGTTTTGCAAAAATCACGCATTTACAGCCAATGCTCTCTTTGGATAATGCATTTTCAGACGAGGATGTTTCAGAGTTTTTGGGCCGTATCCGGCGTTATCTCGGCATGGATGCCAGCGTTGAGCTGCACGTGACTGCTGAGCCAAAAATTGATGGTCTGTCGGCCAGTCTTCTATATGAAAACGGTGTACTGATCAGCGGTGCTACGCGCGGAGATGGGCGTGTTGGAGAAGATGTCACCGCCAATCTTAAAACCATTGCCGATATTCCCCATACGCTCGAAGGGGATGACTGGCCAGAACGCATCGAGATTCGCGGCGAAGTTTATATGTCTCATGCAGATTTTGCTGCATTGAATGAACGTGAAGCTGCGGCGGGCCGTAAAACTTTTGCCAATCCGCGAAATGCGGCGGCGGGGTCATTGCGTCAGCTCGATGTTGAGGTCACAAAATCGCGTCCGCTCAGGTTTTTCGCCTATGCATGGGGCGACACATCAAAAGAATTTTCTGTCAACCAGATGGGGGCTGTTGAAGCATTTTCCAAATGGGGATTTTCGATCAATCCACTCATGAAATGTGCTGATAGTGCAAGCCAATTGATCGAGATTTATAATCAAATTGCCAATGATCGCGCCAGCCTTGGCTATGATATAGATGGCGTGGTTTATAAGGTCGACAGGCTAGATTGGCAGGCGCGTCTTGGTTTTGTCTCGCGTTTTCCGCGCTGGGCGATCGCGCATAAATTTCCAGCTGAACAAGCCACAACCATATTGCGTGAAATTGAAATTCAGGTCGGGCGTACAGGGTCTCTTACACCTGTTGCCAAATTAGAGCCTGTTACAGTTGGCGGCGTTGTTGTCTCCAATGCCACCTTGCATAATGAAGATGAAATTGCGCGTAAAGATATTCGTGTGGGCGATAAAGTTGTCATCCAGCGGGCAGGCGATGTGATCCCGCAAATCGTGCGCGTCATCGCAGAAGAACGCCCAAGCCATTCAAAACCCTATGAATTTCCAACCACATGTCCTGCTTGTGGATCGCATGCTGTGCGAGAAATGGATGAAAAAGGTGAGGAGGATGCGCGTCGGCGGTGTACGGGTGGGTTAATTTGTCCAGCTCAGGCAAAGGAACGCCTCAAGCATTTTGTATCCCGCAAGGCGCTCGATATTGACGGTCTTGGTGCCAAGCAAATCGAATTATTCTTTGATAAAGGCGTGGTGACTGCCCCACAGCATATTTTTCAGCTTGAACAACGTATCAATGAACTAAACCTTCCGCCGCTCGAAGAGTGGGAAGGTTTTGGTAAAACCAGTTCTGAAAATATCTTCGCAGCCATCAATGCAAAACGCCAAATCCCATTTGCACGCTTTTTGATTGGTTTGGGTATTCAACATGTCGGCCAAACAAATTCTGGTTTGCTCGCACAAAATTTCTTATCTTTTGATGCTTTTCAAACAGCCATGCACGCCGCCATAGATGCGCGTCCGGGGCCAGCTTATCTTAAATTGAGCAGCATTGATCGCATCGGTGACACGACGCTAGAAAATATCCTAAACTTTGTGGAAGAAAATGGCCTGCCTGAAACGCCGCCCGCAAGCTTAGAGCCAAATCTATCGGGCCAGATCCCTGCTTTGCAAATGAAAGGCGTCAATTCAGCAGCATGTGAAGCTATGGCTAGACGTTATGGTAATTGGGATGAGTTTCGAAATGAGCTTTTAAAAGCCAATGACACCAAACCTGCATCCGCCTTTAAATCCATTTCCAATATCGATGGTATGGGGGATGTCTCAGCTGAAGCGCTGATTGATTTCTTTATGGAACCTCATAATCAGGACATGCTGACCCAATTACTTGCTGAAATTGAGATAGAAGCTGCTCAAGCGATCCAAACAGACGGCGCAGTGGCTGGGAAAACTGTTGTTTTTACAGGAAGCCTAGAGCTTATGTCTCGCGATGAAGCGAAATCTAAGGCGCAATCCTTGGGCGCGAAAGTGGCGTCATCTGTTTCGAAAAAAACAGATTATGTTGTGGCTGGTCCAGGGGCTGGAAGCAAGCTGAAAAAAGCACAGGATTTAGGTGTGACTGTACTCACAGAACAAGCTTGGCTGGATATGATCAGCGCATAA
- a CDS encoding 50S ribosomal protein L11 methyltransferase, producing the protein MYKVSAICDRATAERISDVLADMDPSPAGAVSTEEATRVSWRIDAFCHDEESVQACISIIESEGEGLSAAHEKLDDKDWVAESLKGLPAVEAGPYYVAGAHELTRLAGGRIPVWIEAGPAFGTGHHGTTKGCLEALADVAKKRKLGKVLDIGTGSAVLAIAAMKSGASMAVASDIDPESIRIAKINAENNKMGRNLHLLVATGANNAFIRNQGKYDTVMANILARPLVSLSSDINKLTKDGGYIILSGLLNHQEPQVKAAFAGRNLALVDRRRLGAWSTLVFKKPLKQKTKKRPARDPWMDDNLFDPAEYFGI; encoded by the coding sequence ATGTATAAAGTGAGCGCCATTTGCGACCGCGCAACTGCTGAACGTATTTCTGATGTATTGGCAGACATGGACCCATCTCCTGCTGGCGCAGTTTCAACAGAAGAAGCCACGCGCGTATCTTGGCGCATTGATGCATTTTGCCATGATGAAGAGAGCGTCCAAGCCTGTATCTCCATCATTGAAAGCGAAGGCGAAGGTTTATCCGCCGCACACGAAAAGCTAGATGATAAAGACTGGGTTGCTGAAAGCTTGAAAGGTTTGCCTGCAGTAGAGGCTGGCCCTTATTATGTTGCGGGTGCCCATGAATTAACACGACTTGCTGGTGGCCGTATTCCTGTATGGATTGAAGCAGGTCCAGCTTTTGGAACAGGCCATCACGGCACAACGAAGGGCTGCCTTGAAGCGCTAGCCGATGTCGCCAAGAAGCGTAAATTGGGCAAAGTGCTGGATATTGGGACCGGATCTGCTGTTTTGGCGATTGCCGCGATGAAATCGGGGGCTAGCATGGCTGTCGCGTCCGACATTGACCCTGAATCAATTCGCATTGCCAAAATTAACGCAGAAAACAACAAAATGGGCCGCAATCTGCATTTGTTAGTCGCAACAGGCGCAAACAATGCATTTATTCGCAATCAAGGCAAATACGATACGGTAATGGCCAACATTTTGGCGCGCCCGCTTGTTTCGCTTTCATCTGATATCAACAAACTGACCAAGGATGGTGGTTATATCATTCTCTCTGGTTTGCTAAACCATCAAGAGCCACAAGTGAAAGCAGCTTTTGCTGGTCGCAATCTAGCGCTTGTGGACCGCCGCAGATTGGGCGCGTGGTCGACTTTGGTTTTCAAAAAGCCGTTAAAACAAAAAACCAAGAAACGTCCTGCACGTGACCCATGGATGGATGATAATCTATTTGATCCAGCAGAATATTTTGGCATATAG
- a CDS encoding aminopeptidase P family protein, with product MRQTFEVTGGPALGQSNLPLLRGQMKAQNLDAYYIPHEDAYQNEYLPSAFDRLTWATGFTGSAGAAMILMNSAVLFVDGRYTLQAAKQVDSKLFTRESLDKLGPFNWLAKQKLHGKRLGVDLELVSQNAFEQLADAASLAGVEIVPVETNPIDAAWHDQPPEPKELVVPHDVVYAGETHASKLKRVGASLLDIAADAVIITSPASLAWLFNIRGGDVKCSPLPLGRAIVYATGNADLFLHPVKVNDALTTHLSDVTVMPMSQLEGRIAKLKGKTVSLDPALASAWFFKTVTEAGAKIAVQADPSALPRAIKNDVEISGSKQAHLRDGAAITRFLRWLDSEEVQSGKINEIQAAQRLEQHREELQGLKDLSFETISGAGSNGAHCHYRVNEATVQVLEKNSLYLVDSGGQYLDGTTDITRTVAIGEPTQEMKERYTTVLKGHIALARLRFPAGTTGSAIDAIARQPMWALGLDYEHGTGHGVGSYLGVHEGPQRISKMPNFTALEPGMIVSNEPGYYKENEYGIRIENLQYVTQPRDIVGGDIPMMEFEALTLAPLCSRLIERGMLTPDEWIWVDRYHQRVLKELTPLLSGEDLEWLKQACKDL from the coding sequence ATGCGACAGACATTTGAAGTCACTGGCGGACCAGCACTCGGGCAAAGCAATCTGCCTTTGCTTCGCGGACAGATGAAAGCGCAAAATCTGGATGCTTATTATATTCCGCATGAAGATGCCTATCAAAATGAATATCTGCCCAGCGCATTTGATAGACTGACATGGGCAACTGGCTTCACCGGCTCTGCTGGCGCGGCCATGATATTGATGAATTCAGCCGTGCTATTCGTTGATGGGCGCTACACACTTCAAGCAGCCAAACAGGTGGATTCAAAGCTTTTCACGCGGGAAAGTTTGGACAAATTAGGCCCGTTCAATTGGCTGGCCAAACAAAAGCTACACGGCAAACGCCTTGGTGTTGATCTTGAACTTGTCAGCCAAAATGCTTTTGAACAATTAGCTGATGCAGCGAGCCTTGCGGGCGTTGAAATTGTGCCGGTTGAGACAAACCCGATTGATGCCGCATGGCATGATCAACCGCCTGAACCTAAAGAATTAGTGGTGCCGCATGATGTTGTTTATGCAGGTGAAACACACGCTTCCAAACTAAAACGTGTTGGCGCATCGCTTTTAGATATTGCGGCTGACGCTGTGATTATCACATCGCCAGCTTCTCTAGCTTGGTTATTTAATATTCGCGGCGGAGATGTGAAATGTTCGCCGCTTCCGCTAGGTCGCGCCATTGTTTATGCCACTGGAAACGCTGATTTATTCTTACACCCAGTGAAGGTGAATGATGCACTGACAACCCATCTTAGCGATGTGACCGTGATGCCAATGTCTCAGCTTGAGGGGCGCATCGCCAAATTAAAAGGCAAAACAGTTTCCCTTGATCCAGCTTTAGCATCGGCTTGGTTTTTCAAAACAGTTACTGAAGCTGGCGCGAAAATAGCTGTGCAAGCCGATCCGTCAGCTCTGCCACGCGCGATAAAAAACGATGTTGAAATTTCTGGTTCTAAACAGGCACATTTACGAGATGGTGCTGCCATTACCCGTTTTTTGCGCTGGCTAGATTCTGAAGAAGTCCAGTCGGGCAAAATCAATGAAATTCAAGCCGCTCAACGCTTAGAACAACACCGTGAAGAGCTACAAGGCTTAAAAGATCTATCATTTGAGACAATCTCCGGTGCTGGCTCTAATGGTGCGCATTGTCACTACCGCGTCAATGAAGCGACTGTTCAAGTTCTAGAAAAGAACTCACTCTATCTTGTTGATTCAGGTGGCCAATATCTAGATGGCACAACGGATATCACCCGTACTGTTGCGATTGGTGAGCCGACCCAAGAAATGAAAGAACGCTATACCACAGTCCTTAAAGGGCATATTGCGCTAGCGCGATTGCGTTTTCCTGCCGGAACAACAGGATCAGCCATTGATGCGATCGCACGCCAACCTATGTGGGCGCTGGGATTGGATTATGAACACGGCACGGGGCATGGTGTTGGATCTTATCTTGGTGTGCATGAAGGCCCGCAGCGCATTTCGAAAATGCCTAACTTTACCGCGCTTGAGCCTGGTATGATCGTATCGAATGAGCCGGGATATTATAAAGAAAATGAGTACGGTATTCGCATAGAAAACCTTCAATATGTTACGCAACCAAGAGATATTGTTGGCGGCGATATTCCTATGATGGAATTTGAGGCACTCACACTTGCGCCGCTTTGCTCGCGCCTGATTGAGCGGGGTATGCTGACGCCAGATGAATGGATCTGGGTCGATCGTTATCATCAGCGTGTGCTAAAAGAGCTAACACCGCTGCTTTCTGGCGAAGATTTGGAATGGCTAAAACAAGCCTGTAAAGATTTATAA